In Pseudokineococcus lusitanus, the genomic window AGCTGCGGCGCACGACGCTGCGCGGCTTCGCCGAGCGCCTGGCCGCCGCGGCCGCGCGGGAGGGGGGCCGGCCCGCCGACGAGGGCCTGCTCCTCCGGGCGGAGATGGCCCTCGGCGTCCTGCTCGGCACCGTCGTGCTGCGGACGTCCGTGGCGGTCGAGCCGCTGGCCTCGACCGACGCGGGGCTGCTCGAGGAGCCGCTGCGCGCCGCGGTCCTCTCCCTGCTCCGGCCGACGGCGGACTAGGAGCCCGCGCGCGACGACGTCGCCGCGCACGCCGCCGCCCGGTGCCGGGGCGGGCACCGGGCGGCGGGTCGGCTCACGGAGCCACGGGCGGTGTGGTCGGTGCGCGGTGGGGTCAGTGCGCGGCGTCGTACGCCTCGAGGACCTTGTTCGAGACGCGGCCCCGGTCGGAGACGGTGTGGCCGTTGTCGCGCGCCCACGCGCGGACGGCGTCGAGGTCGGTCCGCTTGGGGGCGGACGACGCCCGGCTGCTGCCCGAGGACGACGACGAGGACGAGCCCGACGACGAGCCGCGGCCGGTCCGGCGCGCCGCGCCGATCCACTCGGCGAAGGACTCCTCGAGCGACGCGGCGTGCTCGTCGTTGAGGTCGATCTCGTAGGTCGCCCCCTGGAACGCGAAGGTCAGCGTCTGGGTGGCCTCGGAGCCGTCGAGGTCGTCGACGAGGAAGGTCTGCGTGGTCTGCGCCATGGCGCGCAGTGTCCACCACCGGGGCGGGGCGCGGGACCGACGTCGCCGTCGGCCCCGCGCCCGCCGGCGGACGACGGGTCAGCGCGCGCCCGGCACGCGCCACGGGAGGGCGCCGGGACGGACGCGCTCGACGTCCTCCCACGTGGCCCAGCCGAGGCGCCGCGCGGCCTCGTGGACGAGGGGCTCCGAGCGGTGCGGCAGGTGGGCGGCGAGGGTCTCCGGCCGCTGCGTGTAGGACGCGTGGAGGTGGCCGTAGAGGCGCGAGGCCGGGTCGTCGCGGAAGACCTCCGGCGTCAGCAGCAGCACGCAGGTGCGGTCGGGGCGGCGGTGCCGCAGCGAGTCCTGGGCCAGCGCGGGGTGCGCGTCGAGGGTGACGTCGACGAGCCGGGCGAGCTGGTTGCGGCGGACGTCGTACGTCGTGGACGTTGAGAGGTCGGACCGGACCTTGGCCTCGACGACGACGGCCACGCCCGTGCTCGGGCTGACGACGACGGCGTCGACCCTGGTGGCCCCCTCCAGCTTGACCTTCGCCCGGCCGGCGCGGACCTCGGCCCACGACAGGACGTGGCGGGGCAGCTCGCCCCGCAGGTGGTGCTGGTAGCTCGACGGCGACGGCATGCCCACCTCGAGCCACAGCTCGGGGTCGGTGCCCAGCGCCTCGGCCCAGGAGGCGAAGCCCGCGAAGGGGGGCACCTCGCCGTAGGCGCGGGTCAGCACCGCCGCGAGGTCCTCCACCGGCGAGGGCCCGTGGAGGACGGACAGGAGCGCCGTCGCCGTCCAGAAGCGCTCGTCGTGCGCGATGGCCGCGGGCGGCGCCGCGACGTCCCGCTGCCGCGGCAGCGACGCCACCGCGGTCGCCCGCCGGTGCGCCTCGAGCGCCTTCTCGAAGTGCGCGAGGTAGGCGCGGGGGTCCGCGGGTCCGCCGCCGGTGACGGCGGCGACGTGCGCGAGGACCTGCTCCTCCGTGAAGGGCAGGTAGGTCGGGTGCATGAGCGTGGTCTCCATGGCCGCCGCATCGGCGGCGGCCGGTTCCCGCCTGACGCCGGCTCCCCCGCCCGGCCCCGCGCCGACGTGGCGGGGGCGTGACGTCGCGCGCGAGCGGGTGACGCACCGCCGGGACCGGTCAGCCGACGGCGCCCCGGGCCGGTCACCGTCCGCGACGGCCGCGGACGGAGCGCGCACGCCCGGCACGCCGGGAGCCCGCGTGGGGCGGACGGCCGCCGCCTGCGTCCCGTCCCGTCCTTCCTGACCGGGTTCGTCACATCCCCTTGACCCGGGCGGCGGGGACTCGCATAGTCCATTGGTACACACCTGGTGACCCGCCGGGGCGGTGGACGTCGGCGCGACGGCGCGCCGGGCCCTGCGCCCCGCCCGGCACCGCCCGGCGCCGCGGCCGACCCCCGCGGCGGCGCGGCGGGGCCCCGACGCTCGAGGAGACCTCCGTGGCAGCCCTTCCCGCGACCCCCCGGTCCTGCGACCACCCCTCCCGACGGCGGGGACGCGTCCTGCTCGCCGGCGCGGTCGCCGGCCTCCTGCTCGCCCCGGTGGCGCCCGCGGTGGCCGCCCCCGCCGCGGCCCCCGCGCGCGACGGCGCCGCGCCGGCGGCCGGCCCGCACACGAGCCGCGAGGACGTCTGGGTGAAGGCGACGATGCGCCGGATGACGGTGGCGCAGAAGGTCGGCCAGATGATGACGGGCTACGTCTACGGCACCGACGCCCACACCCCCGACGCCCGGAACACCGCGCTCTACGGCGTCGCCACCCCCGCCGAGGTCGTCGAGGAGTTCGCGCTCGGCGGCGTCGTCCACTTCGTGTGGACCGACAGCTACTCGAAGGGCCCCGAGCAGCTGGCGCGCCTCAACAACGGCCTGCAGGACGCCGCGCGGTCGTCGAACCGCCGGGTGCCGCTGATGATCTCGACCGACCAGGAGACGGGGCTCGTCGCCCGCCTCGGCACGCCCGCCACCGCCTTCCCGGGCGCGATGGCGCTGGGCGCGAGCCGCGACGCCGAGGGCGCCCGCCGCGCGGCCGCCG contains:
- a CDS encoding histone-like nucleoid-structuring protein Lsr2, whose protein sequence is MAQTTQTFLVDDLDGSEATQTLTFAFQGATYEIDLNDEHAASLEESFAEWIGAARRTGRGSSSGSSSSSSSGSSRASSAPKRTDLDAVRAWARDNGHTVSDRGRVSNKVLEAYDAAH